In Panicum virgatum strain AP13 chromosome 4N, P.virgatum_v5, whole genome shotgun sequence, a single window of DNA contains:
- the LOC120671474 gene encoding uncharacterized protein LOC120671474 isoform X3 → MESSAAGSRTPPRPSAPSAGASPPDPPPPPPPPPPTGWLAGLVSGAGRILAAVLGPEPSASVSGSGSGSISSAGASDGGSPSASCSPAPCRLPGPPGEGHNGGTDNGDSSLFPLRNGQFNQGENETVQKNYGSLAIVSEIEPKDAIMQLLMQETYSRSECSKFIKIIQERVSDSDSGDIDAGGFAFTSTQRVGRQAVDGYSSFSPNESSPATSSLQMHRCDNSAALGTIPKLNHTDQSPFIQNAKNIQPILKRNYSVREDANGGIRRVRPKISGNPLNISKFKQVDIFRNHPAVNSREELTARDPNASSRDERKILTDVMGANNLTYPNIISKVESADEILDAQLFDSSFTQAGRNQKGFGPTTLNQCSSEDLKKGFPLKVEPLNVFIPFEQQMMDLSHQNQEPDAVCDDSCSLSKLMLKEDIEGASSLPCLIQPADGPSTTKWLQEPQKKAIQLTKGHAKVTCKGSTSKEQRHRSQIGDGLA, encoded by the exons ATGGAGTCGTCCGCCGCGGGGAGCCGCACCCCTCCCCGGCCGTCGGCGCCGTCCGCTGGGGCCTCGCCTCCGGatccccctccaccgccgccgccgccgccgccgacggggtGGCTCGCGGGCCTCGTCTCCGGCGCTGGCcggatcctcgccgccgtgctcggGCCCGAGCCCTCCGCCTCcgtctcgggctccggctctggctccaTATCCTCCGCCGGCGCGTCGGACGGGGGCTCCCCGTCGGCGTCGTGCTCGCCGGCCCCGTGCCGGCTTCCTGGCCCTCCCGGCGAGGGTCACAATGGCGGCACCG ATAACGGTGATTCCTCACTTTTTCCTTTGAGAAACGGTCAGTTCAATCAG GGTGAAAACGAGACTGTTCAAAAAAACTATGGGTCCCTAGCAATTGTCTCTGAGATTGAGCCAAAGGATGCCATAATGCAATTGCTTATGCAGGAGACCTATTCAAG GTCCGAATGCAGCAAGTTTATAAAGATAATTCAAGAGCGGGTTTCGGACTCAGATTCTGGTGATATAGATGCTGGTGGGTTTGCTTTTACAAGTACTCAAAGGGTTGGCAGACAAGCAGTTGACGGTTATTCTTCATTTAGTCCAAATGAATCCTCACCCGCTACTTCAAGTCTTCAAATGCATCGCTGTGATAATAGTGCTGCTTTGGGCacaattccaaaattaaatcatACTGACCAAAGCCCTTTCATCCAGAATGCTAAGAACATACAACCT ATTCTCAAACGAAATTACTCTGTTAGAGAGGATGCTAATGGGGGGATTCGAAgagtcaggccaaagatcagtgGAAATCCGTTGAACATTTCAAAATTCAAGCAAGTTGATATTTTTCGTAATCATCCAG CCGTGAATTCACGTGAAGAGCTCACTGCCAGGGATCCAAATGCTTCTTCCAGAGATGAAAGGAAAATATTAACAGATGTTATGGGAGCCAATAATTTAACATACCCTAACATTATTTCAAAAGTTGAAAGTGCTGATGAAATATTAGATGCCCAGCTATTTGATTCCAGCTTCACGCAAGCTGGTAGGAACCAAAAAGGTTTTGGTCCTACAACACTTAATCAGTGTTCTAGTGAG GATCTGAAAAAAGGCTTTCCTTTGAAGGTTGAGCCTTTGAATGTATTTATTCCTTTCGAGCAGCAGATGATGGACTTATCACACCAGAATCAAGAAC CAGATGCTGTCTGTGACGATTCTTGCTCTCTCTCAAAATTAATGTTGAAGGAGGATATTGAGGGTGCATCCAG TCTGCCATGTCTAATTCAGCCTGCCGATGGGCCCTCAACTACAAAATGGCTCCAAGAACCGCAGAAGAAGGCAATCCAGCTCACAAAAGGCCACGCCAAGGTCACCTGCAAAGGGTCCACGTCGAAAGAACAACGACATCGTAGTCAAATCGGAGATGGACTTGCTTGA
- the LOC120671474 gene encoding uncharacterized protein LOC120671474 isoform X1, protein MESSAAGSRTPPRPSAPSAGASPPDPPPPPPPPPPTGWLAGLVSGAGRILAAVLGPEPSASVSGSGSGSISSAGASDGGSPSASCSPAPCRLPGPPGEGHNGGTDNGDSSLFPLRNGQFNQGENETVQKNYGSLAIVSEIEPKDAIMQLLMQETYSRSECSKFIKIIQERVSDSDSGDIDAGGFAFTSTQRVGRQAVDGYSSFSPNESSPATSSLQMHRCDNSAALGTIPKLNHTDQSPFIQNAKNIQPILKRNYSVREDANGGIRRVRPKISGNPLNISKFKQVDIFRNHPAVNSREELTARDPNASSRDERKILTDVMGANNLTYPNIISKVESADEILDAQLFDSSFTQAGRNQKGFGPTTLNQCSSEDLKKGFPLKVEPLNVFIPFEQQMMDLSHQNQEPDAVCDDSCSLSKLMLKEDIEGASSLPMGPQLQNGSKNRRRRQSSSQKATPRSPAKGPRRKNNDIVVKSEMDLLEQSKLVLTEQGPELGDVPVKRPVGRPKKARVGPSTVDPSTPAS, encoded by the exons ATGGAGTCGTCCGCCGCGGGGAGCCGCACCCCTCCCCGGCCGTCGGCGCCGTCCGCTGGGGCCTCGCCTCCGGatccccctccaccgccgccgccgccgccgccgacggggtGGCTCGCGGGCCTCGTCTCCGGCGCTGGCcggatcctcgccgccgtgctcggGCCCGAGCCCTCCGCCTCcgtctcgggctccggctctggctccaTATCCTCCGCCGGCGCGTCGGACGGGGGCTCCCCGTCGGCGTCGTGCTCGCCGGCCCCGTGCCGGCTTCCTGGCCCTCCCGGCGAGGGTCACAATGGCGGCACCG ATAACGGTGATTCCTCACTTTTTCCTTTGAGAAACGGTCAGTTCAATCAG GGTGAAAACGAGACTGTTCAAAAAAACTATGGGTCCCTAGCAATTGTCTCTGAGATTGAGCCAAAGGATGCCATAATGCAATTGCTTATGCAGGAGACCTATTCAAG GTCCGAATGCAGCAAGTTTATAAAGATAATTCAAGAGCGGGTTTCGGACTCAGATTCTGGTGATATAGATGCTGGTGGGTTTGCTTTTACAAGTACTCAAAGGGTTGGCAGACAAGCAGTTGACGGTTATTCTTCATTTAGTCCAAATGAATCCTCACCCGCTACTTCAAGTCTTCAAATGCATCGCTGTGATAATAGTGCTGCTTTGGGCacaattccaaaattaaatcatACTGACCAAAGCCCTTTCATCCAGAATGCTAAGAACATACAACCT ATTCTCAAACGAAATTACTCTGTTAGAGAGGATGCTAATGGGGGGATTCGAAgagtcaggccaaagatcagtgGAAATCCGTTGAACATTTCAAAATTCAAGCAAGTTGATATTTTTCGTAATCATCCAG CCGTGAATTCACGTGAAGAGCTCACTGCCAGGGATCCAAATGCTTCTTCCAGAGATGAAAGGAAAATATTAACAGATGTTATGGGAGCCAATAATTTAACATACCCTAACATTATTTCAAAAGTTGAAAGTGCTGATGAAATATTAGATGCCCAGCTATTTGATTCCAGCTTCACGCAAGCTGGTAGGAACCAAAAAGGTTTTGGTCCTACAACACTTAATCAGTGTTCTAGTGAG GATCTGAAAAAAGGCTTTCCTTTGAAGGTTGAGCCTTTGAATGTATTTATTCCTTTCGAGCAGCAGATGATGGACTTATCACACCAGAATCAAGAAC CAGATGCTGTCTGTGACGATTCTTGCTCTCTCTCAAAATTAATGTTGAAGGAGGATATTGAGGGTGCATCCAG CCTGCCGATGGGCCCTCAACTACAAAATGGCTCCAAGAACCGCAGAAGAAGGCAATCCAGCTCACAAAAGGCCACGCCAAGGTCACCTGCAAAGGGTCCACGTCGAAAGAACAACGACATCGTAGTCAAATCGGAGATGGACTTGCTTGAGCAAAGCAAGCTGGTACTGACGGAACAAGGACCGGAGTTGGGCGACGTCCCGGTGAAGAGACCTGTTGGGCGGCCAAAGAAGGCGAG GGTTGGGCCGAGCACAGTTGATCCGAGCACCCCTGCTTCGTAG
- the LOC120671474 gene encoding uncharacterized protein LOC120671474 isoform X2 translates to MESSAAGSRTPPRPSAPSAGASPPDPPPPPPPPPPTGWLAGLVSGAGRILAAVLGPEPSASVSGSGSGSISSAGASDGGSPSASCSPAPCRLPGPPGEGHNGGTDNGDSSLFPLRNGQFNQGENETVQKNYGSLAIVSEIEPKDAIMQLLMQETYSRSECSKFIKIIQERVSDSDSGDIDAGGFAFTSTQRVGRQAVDGYSSFSPNESSPATSSLQMHRCDNSAALGTIPKLNHTDQSPFIQNAKNIQPILKRNYSVREDANGGIRRVRPKISGNPLNISKFKQVDIFRNHPAVNSREELTARDPNASSRDERKILTDVMGANNLTYPNIISKVESADEILDAQLFDSSFTQAGRNQKGFGPTTLNQCSSEDLKKGFPLKVEPLNVFIPFEQQMMDLSHQNQEHAVCDDSCSLSKLMLKEDIEGASSLPMGPQLQNGSKNRRRRQSSSQKATPRSPAKGPRRKNNDIVVKSEMDLLEQSKLVLTEQGPELGDVPVKRPVGRPKKARVGPSTVDPSTPAS, encoded by the exons ATGGAGTCGTCCGCCGCGGGGAGCCGCACCCCTCCCCGGCCGTCGGCGCCGTCCGCTGGGGCCTCGCCTCCGGatccccctccaccgccgccgccgccgccgccgacggggtGGCTCGCGGGCCTCGTCTCCGGCGCTGGCcggatcctcgccgccgtgctcggGCCCGAGCCCTCCGCCTCcgtctcgggctccggctctggctccaTATCCTCCGCCGGCGCGTCGGACGGGGGCTCCCCGTCGGCGTCGTGCTCGCCGGCCCCGTGCCGGCTTCCTGGCCCTCCCGGCGAGGGTCACAATGGCGGCACCG ATAACGGTGATTCCTCACTTTTTCCTTTGAGAAACGGTCAGTTCAATCAG GGTGAAAACGAGACTGTTCAAAAAAACTATGGGTCCCTAGCAATTGTCTCTGAGATTGAGCCAAAGGATGCCATAATGCAATTGCTTATGCAGGAGACCTATTCAAG GTCCGAATGCAGCAAGTTTATAAAGATAATTCAAGAGCGGGTTTCGGACTCAGATTCTGGTGATATAGATGCTGGTGGGTTTGCTTTTACAAGTACTCAAAGGGTTGGCAGACAAGCAGTTGACGGTTATTCTTCATTTAGTCCAAATGAATCCTCACCCGCTACTTCAAGTCTTCAAATGCATCGCTGTGATAATAGTGCTGCTTTGGGCacaattccaaaattaaatcatACTGACCAAAGCCCTTTCATCCAGAATGCTAAGAACATACAACCT ATTCTCAAACGAAATTACTCTGTTAGAGAGGATGCTAATGGGGGGATTCGAAgagtcaggccaaagatcagtgGAAATCCGTTGAACATTTCAAAATTCAAGCAAGTTGATATTTTTCGTAATCATCCAG CCGTGAATTCACGTGAAGAGCTCACTGCCAGGGATCCAAATGCTTCTTCCAGAGATGAAAGGAAAATATTAACAGATGTTATGGGAGCCAATAATTTAACATACCCTAACATTATTTCAAAAGTTGAAAGTGCTGATGAAATATTAGATGCCCAGCTATTTGATTCCAGCTTCACGCAAGCTGGTAGGAACCAAAAAGGTTTTGGTCCTACAACACTTAATCAGTGTTCTAGTGAG GATCTGAAAAAAGGCTTTCCTTTGAAGGTTGAGCCTTTGAATGTATTTATTCCTTTCGAGCAGCAGATGATGGACTTATCACACCAGAATCAAGAAC ATGCTGTCTGTGACGATTCTTGCTCTCTCTCAAAATTAATGTTGAAGGAGGATATTGAGGGTGCATCCAG CCTGCCGATGGGCCCTCAACTACAAAATGGCTCCAAGAACCGCAGAAGAAGGCAATCCAGCTCACAAAAGGCCACGCCAAGGTCACCTGCAAAGGGTCCACGTCGAAAGAACAACGACATCGTAGTCAAATCGGAGATGGACTTGCTTGAGCAAAGCAAGCTGGTACTGACGGAACAAGGACCGGAGTTGGGCGACGTCCCGGTGAAGAGACCTGTTGGGCGGCCAAAGAAGGCGAG GGTTGGGCCGAGCACAGTTGATCCGAGCACCCCTGCTTCGTAG